The sequence TGCCGTCCATCCCCAGTCAGGTGTGGAGGGCAGGCCTCGCAGCCCTTCCCAGGAATGCAGCGGACACTCGGGAAGCACGGCTCCTCACAGGCGTCCTTGGAGTGCTCGCAGTAGCGGCCGAAGGTGCCCCCGTCACACTTGCAGCCGGCCATCTGGAGGAAGGTTGCTGATCACGGGCGGCCAGGAGACCAAACTGGTAAGGGCTTCTGGCTGTCTCTGACTGACCCCTTTGGCCTGGGAACCCGTGGACCCTGCCTGAGTCATGTCTCAGCTCCACCAGCACCTGGTGAGTATCTTCTTGACCAGGCCCTGGGGCTGCAAGGCCCTAAAGCCACACGGTAGTCCTGCCCATTTGGCCTCCCTGGTTCATTATTtactccgactccttgcctggcccTGCACCAGGATCTCAGCCTCTTCCCTCTCACACTCTAGCTCTTTGCCTGAAATCCTTTCTAGAGTAAGACAGGGGATGCGTGAATGATTGAagcattaatgaatgaatgaatgtatccatgtatctatgtatgtatccatgtatgtatatatgtatcatgtgtgtatatatccatGCACGTATATATCCACGTATGTATCAATGTATGtatcatgtatgtatgtatccatGTGTGTATGTATCCATGCATGTATGTATCGTATGCAAGTAtcaatgtatgtatgtatcatgtatgtatgcatgtatccatgtatgtatgtatgtatccatGTATGTatcaatgtatgtatatatccatgtatgtgtatcatgtatgtatgtatcaatGTATGtatcatgtatgtgtgtatgtactgTTGCTTGAAAACTggattccttatttatttattttgagacagggtcgcactatgtcacccaggctggagttcagtgtcttgatctcggctcactgcaaactccacctcccaggttcaagccatcctcccacctcagcctcctgaggagctgggactataggcatgtactaccatgcccactaatttttgtatttttctttttcttttttttatgagacagtctcgttctgttttccaggctgcagtgtaatgtctcgatctcggctcactgcaatgtccccCTCCTGAGTtaaagcaattcttgtgcctcagcctcccaaatagctgggattacaggcatatgccaccatgcccagctaattttttgatttttattagagacagcgTCTTcacatattgcccaggctggtctcgaagtcctgagcccaagcaatccacctgcctcaggcttctaTGTGGCCTGCAAACTGGATTTCATATAAGCTGACATTTTGACCTCCCTTGCTGACCCCCAAACCAAGAAGACGGAACCTCCCTGCTAAGTACTGAGAAAACACAGCAACCAGAACAACAGCCCAGCAAAGGCTGTGGCTCCAATATCTCCCCACGCTCCCTGCACTCCCCTTTCTAACTCCCTTACTGAAGCAACTCGGGGCAGCTCCAGAATAGTAGATTGATTTTAATCtgtctttttcccattgtgtattttatccttttctaccccccaccccaccaaccATCACTACCTCTATCCCTTTCAAGTCCCCATTCTCTGCTCATGCTTCAGAaggatgtgtatgtgtatgtgtctgtgtgcgtgtgcatgtgtgtgtgcgtgtgtgtgtgtaaagggtGAAGGAGGTGGTTTTGTGTTGCCAGATAAACACTTTCTGGCTCTTCCTttacaaccaaaaataaaaactaaaaagcagaTAGGACAAGAGTCGTGGAATTAGGCCAAGTATCTTGGCTAGAAACATGGAGAAGTAATTTCTCCAAACTGAAAAAGATGTTTCTTTTAGCCAGAGGGAGAGAgtaaaagagaaagcaaaggggCTTGGAGGTGTCAAGATAGAGCGACCAGCAGCTCTCTTCCCAGCACCGTGATGATGACATCCTAGGGAGAAATGGCTGTGGGGTGCTTCTAGGCAGACAGGACCATAAGCGGCCTCGTAAAAGGTGTCCTATGTCTGAGCAAGGCACAGAAGCAGCAGAGCCTCTCCCTGGGTCTGAAGGGGAAgtggggcagagctgggatggaAACCTGTGTGGACTCATGCCCAGGGACCCCATGACCACCTTCCACCCCACACCGCAGGGCCCTCTGCTGAGCTTTGCCACAGAGCTGTGGAACTGGAAACCATTGGGCACTGTGAGAAAGACTGAGGTGGAGGCTTCCTGCCAACCTGGCagaggggaggtgggagagaaaaGTCCAGTTGAACTATAAGCGatcaagtttctttctttctctttcttttcttttctttctctcttcctttttctctctttctttcccttccttcccctttctttccttccttccttctttcttctttctttttctccaataaagtttctttctttctttctctttcttttccttccttcccctttctttctctttccttccttccttccttccttccttctttctctttctttcttttctttctgtctctcctttcctttctttccttccttctttctttcctttcttttcattctttctctttgagatggagtctcactctgttgcccaggctggagtgcagtggcgcaatcttggctcactgtaacctctgcctctcgcgttcaagcgattctcctgcctcagcctcccaagtagctgggactacaggcgcccgccaccacacccggctgatttttgtatttttagtagagatggggttccaccatgttggtcaggatggtctcgatctcctgaccttgtgatccgcctgcctcagcctccaaaagtgctgggattaaaggcatgagcccctgcacccggccagaaagtTCTCTTTCTTCCCATGTGAGTTTATGGCCTGAGACTGGAATCtgctccacccacctcccaacaccaACACACCCAGCAGAGGCAGAATCACAGCATCCGTTCCACTCCCGTTTCCTCTCCCCTCGGCACAGAAACTCCTCACCTGCCTCCCAACACTCACCTCCAGGGAGGAGTTGCCCACCCTGCTGGTCTGGTTGTACAAACACTGGCTCTCTGCATTGCAATGGCAGACCACagtcctgggctggagtgcagatgcCAAGCCAATCTTGGCACTTCTCGCTAGAATCTCCAGAGTGAATGGCTCCAACGACTTGGGTGTCCATAGCAACGTCCCATTCTCTGCCCCGGGGAAGATGAGAACGTTGAGAGCCGGGAGACTCCTCAGCTCTGTGGTCTGATGCATCCTCATCCAACACCCTGATTGCTGATGCGGGGCTTCTCCCACCCATCTCAGgccacctccccactccccagaCAAATCTCATTGGTGATTTCCTCTGAGCAAGGCTGGTATCGGGTGATCCTGGTCACGCTCCCAGCTGGAAGGAGGTGGCACCAGTCCAACATACTGATTGTAACGGGGGACACCACAGAGGGAAAAGCAGTTTCCCACTGAAGAAACCCCAAAGGGCAGCCCTCGCTGGGCTTGCACCAGGATGGCACATCCTGGGGGATGGAGGATCAACGCCAGGATCCTCCAGGCACCTCCCCAGGCTATGCTGCCAGCCAAACCAGCTTCATTCTCACAGCAGCCCCATCCTTTGCCCTGATTTCTCACCCACCCCCCACTTCCTGGGCCTTTCCCAACACCCCCTTCAGACACCACACTGTAGTGAAACACTGCTACACATCTTCTGATCCAACTTACACTTTTCAAGAAAATAGGAAAGCCTAGAACAGCAGATTGAAAGGAAGTGACAGAGAACAGACGAACGCAATTTCCAGACCATCGTCCTCCAGGGATGGAGCCCGTGGAGAATAAAATCTCCCAACGCCGTTGTCTTGCACCTGGAAGGACGCACGTGGGGCACAATTGTCTCACACTTGGGAGGACGCATGTGAGGCAAAAGGGATGTGGGCAAAGCAGTCCCTTCTGGCACACGGAGAGAAAGAACGTCAGGCAGAGAGGTAAAGAAATGCAGATATGCCCCCTGGGGCTTTGGTTTAGCCAAGAACAGTCACCCACAGAATTAGTGCTGGCAACAGGCAGCGGCATCCCTTGTGCTGGGACCCTTTGGCCCTGATCGTGGATGCAGGGCTCAGGGTCTCTAACACCTTTATGGAGAGGAAACGATGGTACGTTACTGGGTCCTAGCCCAGGAAATCAGACAAGGAGAGACACAGCTAGGTAAACACGGTTACCAGACATAAAAAGAGCAAGAAAGGTACcaaatgaaagtattttttatatttctttaagtcTTGTCCTACATTAGATCCTTCCtttaatagatataaaaatgttGTAAATTGGTCATTTTAAATGTTGCACTTGATTATTCTAATACTTTGGTGAATGCATAATGATTAAAGATGACTGCGTATGATCAGATTGAGATTAAATGATCTTtgagtcagtttttttttttttttttgagatggagtctcgctctattgcccaggctggagtgcagtgacgcgatctcagttcactgcaacatctgcctcctaggttcaagcgattcttctgcctcagtctcccgaagagctgggattacaggcacccgccaccatgcctggctatttttttgtttttttagtagagatggggtttcaccgtgttggccaggctggtcttaaactcctgacctcagatgatccacccgcgtcggcctcccaaagtgctgggatgacaggcctgagccaccacgcccagccttgaaTCAGTTCTATGTGCCCACATTCACTCTACCTATCTGACCAAATCACCATAAGCCTGTCACTACTACTTACTGGGGGGCACCTATTTGAGTTATACGTATCGTTCCTCAGAAATGCTGGTCCTGGATATTCAAATGAAAGAGTGATGGCAAGTTTTGCTGGGTATAGCGATGCAAAATTTCCCAAAGTTTGACTCTGACCTCATTCCTAcccacctccccactctccccagcCAAACATTCTTACCAAAGAGCTTAAAGTCAGTCCAGTTGTCTCTGAGCGTGAAGGTGGCATCCTCAGCGTTGCTGGTGTACTGAATCAGCGTGGTCTGCCCCTTGTAGGCTTCAACCACATGACCACCATTGATGGAGGGCGGGTACTGATCTGAAACACAAAGAGGGGATGGGGGTTCCGAGGGAGGGCAGTCTCCTGCTTTATCAGCCTCCTCTCTTTCTCAAATCTAATATGTGTGAGGCATTCCCAGGACTGTGCCCCACCTCTGGAAGAAGGAATTATTCTGTGTACCCGCTCTCGACTGACGCACAGCAGGCTGGGACTGTACTGCCCACCTAGCCAAATCTttagcctctctctctcccccagcctcctcaAAAAGAGCTCCTTTCGGATTCTTTCCTGAACATGGTGCTATGCTGGGTATGACAAAAAGCGAATTCGAGAGCAGATTTGTTTAGACCGTTACAGAGTTGTACCTTCGGCAAAGGGCTGAAAACCTGAAGGgtgccgggcgtggtgtctcatgcctgtaatcccagcactttgggaggccgaggccggcagatcacctgaggtcgggagttcaagaccagcctgaccaacatggtgaaaccccgtctctactaaaaatacaaaaattagtcaggcgtagtgacgggcacctgtaatcccagctactcaggaggctgaagcaggagaatagcttgaacccgggaggcagaggttgccgtgagccgagatcacgccactgcactccagcctgggcaacaagagtgaaactccatcttaaaaaaaaaagaaaagaaaagaaagaaaacgaaaaaaaCCTGGAGAGTCACATCGAAACGCACATCACATTTGTCCAGAAATAGAGAGGGAGTGAAACCTTTTCACGGGGCTGTTTCTCGGAGCCCTGCCATTTCCATTTCATAGTTGGTTCACACATCCATTCAATctgtcatttaacaaatatttattgagctaaGTGGCTGGCATTGCTCTGGGTAGTGAGGATACAGtcatgaatgaataataaaaaagatacctgtgaaaattataaaatatgttgagTAATTATAaatgctaaggagaaaaaaataaagcagggaaggcAAACAGGAAGTGTGGGTGAATGTGCCATTTTAGACAGGGCGGCCAAGAGAGCCCTTGCTGAGGAGGGGAATTGGAATAAAGACATAAAGGAGGTGAGGGGCAAGCGTGTGGCTGTCCAGGGAAGGAAAAGGCATTCAGGCAAGAGAACAGCACGTGTGAAGCCTGGGAGCTGAGCGCACATGCCTGGTGTGTTTGAGGAACACAGAGGAGCCTGCGGGGCTGGAgtggagggaggtgggaaggggtCCAGCAGTAGGATGGAGTGCAGGGAGCTGGGAAGGGGTCCAGCACTAGGAGAAGAGCTCTGAGAAATGGCGGGGGGCAGACtgagcaggctggagtgcagggagcTGGGAAGGGGTCCAGCACTAGAAGAGCTCTGAGAAGCCGAACTGGGCCAAAGGCCACTGCTAGGATGGAGAGAGCGGGGGAAGCCACTGGAGGGTCTGAGCAGAGGAATAACAGGAGCAAAAGAATCTGTTCAGTGAATGCAGATGCACAGGGTAAAGCAGGGTCAGGGAAGGGCAGCTCCTCATCTGCTTCTGCTCTGAAAAGGCCTCCCAGGGGCTCGGGCCACTTACTGAGGGTGGCGTTCACCTGCTTGTAGGTTTTGCTGACGGCCCTCGTGTGAAGTCCGATGCTTGCGTTGCGCAGGGCCAGGGTGTCATAGATGCATGAGCTGTCTCCATTACAGCTGGAGATCACATCTTCAGCCCAGGAGCTGTTTTGCAGTTGTGAGTAGAAAACAGGGGTGAAGTTGGAAGGCAGCTGGTCATTCCTCTTGCCAAGGAGGCCTGTCCCGTTGATCTGCCCTGTAACACACAGAGCGTGATGGTACCGGGCATGGCACTCAGCCTTATTCCTTCTGTGTCCACCCCTACCCCTCACTTTATGTGGCCTGGAGCGGGGCGGTGGGAGTGCAGGGCAACAGCGGTTACTAGCTTCTGAGTCTGGAAACGCCTGCTGCAGTGAGAGAGGACGCTCGACCTACCCCATTCTCTCCTCCAGCTAGAGAAAGGCAGGTGCACTGGTCCTGAGGGGACAGTCCTGGGGGGCCGAGGGGGGGCACAGATTCCTCGGACCTTAGGGAGGATGGAGGTCTGCTTCCTACAGGGCTGAGGGGGACGACCTAAACACACTGGCTCTCCTTACCTGCCCCTTCTGCCCCGAGACCCTGCCCAGACTCACAGGTCATTCCGTAGTGGAAAAGCGTCTCCTCAGAGCTCCCTGGGGGGACGGTGGAGCCATTGGGCATCCTGAAGTCGTCCTCCGGATTGTTATTCCAGACTCCTGAGGGACAGTCAGAGTGGGAGGTTGGCCACCCTGGGCACACAGCTGTCCCCTTCCTGGGGAGCATCCAGTGAACgcagtggggagaggccagggccTGGCAGCCTCTGCCGTCGCACCTGCTGTCAGGCCTCCAGGGGAGCCGGGAGGACGGGCCCTCACACCCTGCCCAGCTGCCTCCGGGAGGGGTGGGAGGAACGCGGGCAGCCATGGAAGAGGGCGGGAGGATGTGGGAGGCAAGAGGAAAGGGCCAAAGGATGGCTGTGACCCCGCCCCCGACTCTCCGGAGCCCACCCCTGATGCTCCCTTAGAGCGGGAGGTGGCCAGAAAGGGTGCCTCGGTGGCGGCTGGAGAAGCCCCTCCGCTCCCGGCCCGCTCCGTGCCCGAGGGTTCTGCTCCAAGGAGGCGGAGAAAGGGAGGCCGAGCAGGGCTGCCCGGGCCCGCGGGCGTGGGGGTCCGAGCTCCGGCTCCGTAGAGCCTCAGAGGCAGGTGCGCGCCGCCCTCACCCAGGAGCCCCTCGGTGCGGTTCTGGTACTCGGGCGGGAGGCTGGCGGAGGCGTGGAGGATGTCGGAGAGCGCGATCACCGAGACGGCGGCCCAGCCGTCGAAGCTGGCAGAGACCACGGAGCCGTTGCGGCTCAGGAGGACTCCGGTGGCGTTGACCGTCTCCTGGCCTGGAGCATCGGGAGGGCGCGGAGAGGAAGCCAGGTCGGCACCGCGGCCCCCACCGAACCCGCGCCCTGCCCGGCCCGCACCAGCCCTCCCcatccctctccccctccccctccccctgcccctccccctccacctgcccctccccctgcccctgcccctccccctgcccctccccctccccctcccccccgcccctcccccgccccctcccccgcccctccccctgcccgcccctccccctccccctccccctacccctgcccctccccctgccccggGACTGAAGCCTGGAGGAATCTGCACTGGAGGCGGGAGAAGAGGCCGGCGAGCTGCAGGCCCCGCTCCGGGGAAAGAGGCTGCGCGCACTTGGCCTTGCACCGCCACGCACTGGACCCTGCACCGCAACGCGCTCGGCCCTGGATCGCCACGCCCTGGACCCTGCCCCGCAACGCGCTGGGCCCTGGATCGCCACGCACTGGACCCTGCACCGCCACACACTGGACCCTGAACCGCAATGCGCTCGGCCCTGCACCGCAACACGGCTTCCCGCCCAGCTCGCTGCTCCCGGAGGCAGGGCGCTCCCCAGCCCACCTCCGCCGTCTCCATGTCCAGGCTCAAATGTCACAGTCTGGTTATCCAGCAGGACATGGATTCCATCATGAGGCTCAAGGAGCCATTGGACCTGGAAGGAGATGGGAAGGGGTCTGAGCCCGACCCGCAGGTGGAGCCGACGCCCAGGAGAGCGGCTGGGAGAGCCCCCGGGGCTGGAAGCTGCGCCCTGGGCCTGGAGGAAGGCGCTGGAGGCCGCGGCCCGAGTGACGCCAGCCCCGTCTACCGTGTGCTCCGCAGGGCCAGGCATGGTTTTCGGATGAGCCCCTTTAGCTCTCACAACAGCCCGTGAGGCAAGTCATGTTATCCCCGTTCCTACCAGGAGAAAACCAAGTTAAGTAGTTTCTTCGAAGCCAAACAGCTGGGAAACCGTGGCGCCAGAGCCGTAATCCCCCATCCGCACGATTTACTCCGGGACAGCTGCGCGGATGGGGTGtggctccctccctcctgcccggCTTCCTCTTCTTCGCTGtcttccttctcctcagcctCAGTGTGTGGCTGAAGGTCCCTGTGGATGCAATGCAGGGAGGTCCCCGCGCCCCTCACTCACCGTCACGGGGCCCAGGCTGCCAGAGCGGTACTGAGCCGCAAAGGCGATGAAGTTGGTGGCCTGGGCTGAGCCAGTCTGGGCCGTGCGGCCCTGCAGCAGGAAGGAGGAGTTCCCGTCCTGGGCCCCGACCAGCAGGAAGTCCCCCAGCCCATTGAAGGTGTAATTGACACCATCCAAGGTGGTGATGTGGGGGTCCCCGAACATCCAGGCTGGGGAAAAAAGAGATGCCGCCTCAGCAGAGATGCCGCCTCAGCATGACAAACCAAGTGCCCGGCTGAGATTCCTCACTGCAGTCCGGGGGGCACCTGTCAGGTGGACTCAGGGCTGGGATTCCTCACTATAGTCAGGGAGGCACCTGTCAGGAGGACTCAGGGCTGAGATTTCCCACTACAGTGGGGGGGGCACCTGTCAGGAGGACTCAGGGCTGAGATTCCTCACTACAGTCGGGGGCCGGGCAGTGGGGGGCACCTGTCAGGAGGACTCGGGGCTGAGATTCCTCATTATAGTTGGGGGGGTACCTGTCAGGTGGACTCGGGGCTGGGATTCCTCACTGTAGTCAGGGGAAACACTTGTCCAGGTGGACTCAGCAGGGGAGATGTTCACGGAGCACAGATTCCTCCCCTCAAGGCTCCTTGCACTTTTGTGCCCCACTATTCTCACTCCTTCCCCAACACCAGGTACAAAGCCCCTCCACTGGCCGTCCGCCCATCACTGGCGTCATCTCCATCTTCCCTTGTGGCCACAGCTCTGCCCCTACTCCTCATCCAGATGCCACCTCCTGGAAGCCCAgaagctccccctccccagaggctctgccTGGGCCTGGGCCCTGAGGCTCACCAGGCCGTGGGGGTCTGTATGTAGCACAGCCCACGCGGGGCCGCCTCTGCTGGTACAGGGCACAGAGGTAGGGCTTGTCATTCCAGAGGCAGCACCAGTTCTGCGGTTCCAGTTCCGGGGCTGCAGAGAGGAGCAGTGAGTCGGGGAGGCTGAGGACCTGGAGGACCCAGCCGGAGAGCTGGGTGGCAGGGCGGGGTCAGTGGAGAGCTTGGTGGCAGGGCAGGGCAGTGTCGGTGGAGAGCTGGGTAGGACGGGGTGGTGTTGGTGGCAAGAGCATGGCTTTGGAATCCAGCACGGCCCTCTCGTGACCCTGGGCAGTGGACAGGGTGCTGTCTCTTTTTCAGGCACTGGGGCCACTGTGCAGCAGGGTGCATGGTAGGGGATAAGCAGATTTCCTGTCCTGAGGGTGGACAGCCAAGTACTGACACTCTCAACATAATGGGAGTGTGGAGGGCACGGCTGACAGTCAGGGAACTGTGGAAACTGCCAAGGGACAGGGGAGAGAACGGGAGGACACAGACCACGTGACCCACGCCCCTGTGCTCTGCAGCTCCCTTGGAGGGTCTCTGCGGGAGCTGATTCTCAGTCTTCCCCCAAACATCCTGCTCATCCGGGTCTACAGGGACAGGGTCAGCCTAGGTGCTCTCTTCTTGCCTGGAGAGATGGCCCCACTCTGGCCTAGGGATGCGGAGCCAGGTACGGAGATGGGCAAAGAGGCACTCAGCTCACACATCCCCGAATGTCCGCTGGTGGGGATGTTGGAAGCTTCCTAATGTTACCAGATcaggaaatggaggcccagagaggggaagggtcTGGGAAGGAATGAGGACAAGAGGCTTCACGCTGAGGGTCCCCTGCTTGGCTGGGAAGGTGGGGTTGAGATCTCCATGGACTCACGCACCGAACTGCCAGGGACGCTGCACGTGCCAGCCTTCACGAAACTCTCCCCACGGCCCGTAGCTGCAGCACACGCCTCCTCGCCAGGACGTGAAGCTGCAGAGCTGCCTGCTGCCGAGGCCCAAGAGACCTGAAACAAGTCCAGTCCCACTCAGGCCCAGGCCGGGGATGCCAGGGGCAGGGCGGGAACAAGCAGGGGCTGTTTCTGGGAAGAGCGCGCGAGCAGAGAGGGCGGGAGGCTGAGGGCGCGAGCAGAGAGGGTGGTGGGTGAGCTTGTGGGGGGCGGGAAGGTGGTGTCACCTATGCTGACGGGTTGGAATCGTAAGTCCCATCGTCCCTGCTGCCAGGAACAAGGGCAGGAGACCTGGTTCCAGCCCCAGCTGGGCCACTGAGGCTGGCTCTTCAGCCACTGCAGGCACTCGAGACGGTAGTTAGGCCTTTCTTCCCGGTGTAGCCTGTAGAACTGCAGCCCTCGGAGGCCTGGGGTcaggagatggggagagagaaagggctTATCCAGGGCCTAGGTCTGGGGTCCGGGGATGGGGAGGGAAAAAGGGCCCACGTCAGGTGGGCAAGGATTCCTCCCCCAAAGCCCATTACTTGACTTAGCGTCTGTTTCTTTACCAAAAGTGGTTGCCACAGAACAAATAGAACTGGATTTATACTTCACAATTCACATGGCTGGGTTCTAAGGCTAAACTGTCCTTTATCCTATCACATTTTGGAAACTATTGTTTCTTTCCCACTGGGGCCTCTGGACTGAGTCGGAGAAGGCATCATCGTCTGCCTCTTGACACTTGTCTTTCTACCCACATGAAAGCTCTTTGAGAGTAAACATAGTTGATCTTTTTCcgttttaaaatgtttctggcTGTTAGCACAGTGtccagcacacagcaggtgcccagtaaatgatgatgatgaatgtCGGCCTCTCCTTCGTAGATTCtctctttctgagatggagtctcgctctgtcacccaggcgggagtgcagtggagcgatctcggctcgctgcaacctccacctcccgggttcaaacgattctgctgcctcagcctctcgagtagctggaattacaggtgtgcgctacaatgcctggctaatttttgtgtatttagtagagacagagtttcaccatgttgcccaggctggtctcaaactcctgacctcaggtgatccacccatctcggcctcccaaagtgctgggatcacaggcgtgagccaccgcaccccggcCGGTAGATTTTCTTAAAGGATCTCACCTGGGTTCTCATTCCTGCTCTGGGCAGGACACTTGGAGAATTGTCTGAACTGCCCATTCAAATCCCACCTCCCACAAGACCCTGTCCTCACTTCTGGGATCTGGGCCCCCCTGAGAGCCCTCTTGGGTTGGTTCATCTGAGGGAGAAGATGTAGCCCCCTCTGAGACTGTGCTGTGTCCAGGGGTGCAGGAGGTACCAGCAGCCCCCTGGGCGGTGCCACATCCCACCTAGACCTGTAGGAGGTTGGACTGTGCAGGGGAGGCCCTTCAGGACGGTGGTGACGTTAGGGAGCGGCCCTCTAGGACTGCGGTGGTGTGTGGGCTGGAGGACACACGAGGGCTTGAGGCCAGCTCAGGGGTGATAAGGTGGCACTTCTACCTGAGCTGGAATTCAGGAATCTATCAGGGCGATACTTCTCCCACACTGGCTGGGACATCAGTGGGCTGTTTTCGAAATAGCCGTCTCCACTGCAGGGAACGAGAGACTCTCTCAGGCCTCCGTCATGCACAGGCTCTTGCCTCGCGGTTGCAAGGCGTCCATTCGTCCCGCTGGCCGGTCAGCAGCTGGTCAGCCAGCTAGGCGGGCAGTGGGTCAGTGGGTCAGCCAACCCCCATTGTCCAGCCCCAGCACTGAGCAGCAGAGGGGACAAGACGGATGGGCAGAGGTAGGAGGCTCTAACCAATTCCGCTTCTGCAAGAAACTGGCAGGTCCGCTTGGTCACGAGACGGGCGTGAAAACAACAGAGTTCAGGcctcatttctgtttgtttccctTCAACAGGCAGAGGGTTTGGAGCGGGACAGACTCTAGGGACAGTGTATTGTGATGGTTAAGAGCCAGTTTCTGGAGTTAGGCAGTGACGGATTCAACTGCTGATCCCCACACTTACTAGCTTGGTGACCACGGACAACTTACTGACCCTCTCTGGTTCTTAGTTTTCACATCTGTGTAAAAGGGATTAAAGTAGCACGACCTAGCTGTACGGTGAGGATTCAATGCAGTAACATCTGCGAATCCCTCAGAACTGAGTGAGGCCTCGATACAACAGGTGCTGCCACTGctgtcaccaccaccaacaccaacgctaccaccatcaccacctccaccgccaccaccaccaccaccaccaccaacactactaccatcaccaccaccaccaccaccaacactaccaacactgccaccatcaccacctccacctccaccaccaccatcaccactaccaccactaccaccatcaccacttccacctccaccgccaccaccaccaccaacactaccaccatcaccaccaccaccaccaccaacactaccaacactgccaccatcaccacctccacaaccaccatcaccactaccaccactaccaccatcaccacttccaccaccaccaccatcaccaccaccaccaccaccgcctccaccaccaccaacactACCACCatcgccaccaccaccactaccaccattgccaccaccaccaccgccaccaccaccagcactaccaccatcagcaccaccaccaacaccaataccaccaccaccaccgccaccaccaccaccaccaccactaccaccattgccac is a genomic window of Macaca mulatta isolate MMU2019108-1 chromosome 2, T2T-MMU8v2.0, whole genome shotgun sequence containing:
- the MUC4 gene encoding mucin-4 isoform X2 encodes the protein MKGTRWRRVPWVSLSCLCLCLLPRVVPGMMTTSVKTTTTSVKTTTSKTTTAPSPPPTTSQAATSATPSTATHSRSTAAPAPAPVPVPPEKGASLLPYGAGAGDLQFVRRTVDFTSPLFRPATGFPLGSSLRDSLYFTDNGQIIFPESDYQIFSYPNPLPTGFTGWDPVALVAPFWDDADFSTGQGTIFYQEYETLYGERRLPVLQTESWIRKITNNGGFKARWTLKVTWVNAHAYPAQWTLGSNTYQAILSTDGSRSYALFLYQSGGMQWDVAQRSGNLVLMGFSSGDGYFENSPLMSQPVWEKYRPDRFLNSSSGLRGLQFYRLHREERPNYRLECLQWLKSQPQWPSWGWNQVSCPCSWQQGRWDLRFQPVSIGLLGLGSRQLCSFTSWRGGVCCSYGPWGEFREGWHVQRPWQFAPELEPQNWCCLWNDKPYLCALYQQRRPRVGCATYRPPRPAWMFGDPHITTLDGVNYTFNGLGDFLLVGAQDGNSSFLLQGRTAQTGSAQATNFIAFAAQYRSGSLGPVTVQWLLEPHDGIHVLLDNQTVTFEPGHGDGGGQETVNATGVLLSRNGSVVSASFDGWAAVSVIALSDILHASASLPPEYQNRTEGLLGVWNNNPEDDFRMPNGSTVPPGSSEETLFHYGMTWQINGTGLLGKRNDQLPSNFTPVFYSQLQNSSWAEDVISSCNGDSSCIYDTLALRNASIGLHTRAVSKTYKQVNATLNQYPPSINGGHVVEAYKGQTTLIQYTSNAEDATFTLRDNWTDFKLFENGTLLWTPKSLEPFTLEILARSAKIGLASALQPRTVVCHCNAESQCLYNQTSRVGNSSLEMAGCKCDGGTFGRYCEHSKDACEEPCFPSVRCIPGKGCEACPPHLTGDGRHCAALGSSLLCRNQSCPVNYCYNQGRCYISQTLGCQPTCTCPPAFTDSLCFLAGNNFSPTVHLEPPLRVIQLLFSEEENASMAEVNASVAYILGTLDMRAFLRNSQVNRIDSPAPASGSPIQHWMVISEFQYRPWGPVIDFLNNQLLAAVVEAFFYQVPRRREESRNHVVFQPISREDVWDVTALNVSTLKAYFKCNGYKGYDLVYSPQSGFTCVSPCSRGYCDHGGQCQHLPSGPRCSCVSFSIYTAWGEHCEHLSMKLDVFFGIFFGSLGGLLLLGVGVFVVLRFWNCSRTSFSYLLHSAEASP